The genomic window AAGGGGTACTCCTGCGTGCCCAGGCGCGTCGCGATTCCGTAAGCCTTGGCCGCCCCCGCCCCCTGGATCACCACGCGAAAGTGGAGTTCGAACAGTTCGCCGGCCGTGAAACGGATCGACGGCATGGTCAGATCACGGATCTGGAGCTGCGTGGCACTGTTGCGAGAAGTATTGGCCGCCAGTGCCAGGGGCGCATCGGTGGCGTCACAGGCGGTCAAAGCCAGGTACAATAGTCCGCCCAGACATGTTTGAAGTCCTTGGTGAAGTTTCACCGCGCGCCCTCCTTGCCAGCGCGTTCCGACGACCGCAAGCCGCCCGCGGAGGCTTGACCATCCCATTCTATGCGTGAAAGGGGCCGGCTTGTCGTTTTCCTTGTCACAGGCCCAGATCCGAGAATTCGCCGCCCAACAGCGACAGACCGGACGCCTGGGCCAGATGCTGGGCCTCGATCTGCCCGGGCGCGACCGCCTGTTCGAGGCTCTCTATCAGGAATTCCAAGAAAGCCTGACAGCCGCCTTGACGCAGGCCCGGGCCACGGGGGAACCCTGTTCCCTCGATGGCAGCGGCATCTCCCTCACGGAGGGGGGCGATAGGTGGTGGGTGCACCCCGATGGTCGAATGGACCGTGAACTGACGCCATTCGAGGGGCTCGACACCCTGTTCGCGGCGGCTGCCGCGCCACCGTCACCTGGGCCTGCCGATGCGGCCTCGGCCGAATCCCTGCTAAAGGCTTGCTACCAGGCTTTCTGGGCCCCCTCTGCCACCAACTGGCAACCAAGCCGGGTGCTGGTCTGTCCGGCCACGTGGCTGCAGCCTTACGTGCCAGACCTCCCGGCTCACGTCCCTCCCGAGTCACTGGGCTGGCTGCTGTTGCTGCGCCGGGATCGTTACGAATCGCTCCTCGGCGATGTGCTCGAACCCTTCGGGCAAGCCGTCACGGCCCGCGAGGAATCGCTGGATTCGGGCATCTTTGCTCAGACGCTGCGTCTGGCAGCCCTGGCCCAGGGGCTCAGCCTGACAGAGGCGGTGCTCGATCAGGCACAGGCCAGCGCCCTCGCCACCAAGCTGCCGGGGCTGCTGGAAGGTCTGGCGCATGATGATGGTCTCGACGAGGCCGAGGGTCAGGCCCTCGCAGCCCTTCGACAGGAGCTGGCCTGCGGGCGTTACCTGCCCGACGCCGTGATGGCCGTGGGCACCTCCCAGGGCCGTCCGGAAGCTTGGCAAGCCTTCCCGGATCTGGTAGCGGCCCATTCGACCCAACGGATCGCCTCGCCGCAGCGGGAGTTGTCCGAAGACGCATTGCGGGCGCTGTGGCGAGAGGCGCTGCAGAGTCTGCCACCAGGTGAACGCGAGCACCTGGAGCTGACCAACTTCTCCTGGCGGGACCAGGTGCCCAGACGCATCGGCGAGGCGATGCACGAGGCCCTTTATGGTTCCCCCAGCGAAGCCACGGGCGACGTTCAGGGCAGTGGCCTGCTGGAGGCCATGACCGTGCGACATTACATGCTGGAACTCGAGGCCCGCCAGCCAGACTGGCTGGCCCGCCACCTTCCAGCGGGCTGGCAGACCTGGGACGAGACGGCCTTGCGACAACAGACGCGGGACCTGCCCGTACGGGTGGATCACCTGGGGTCTCACCTGCGCGAACGCCTGCTCAGGGATGGAAAGTACCGCGTTCAGGACGGGGAGTTGCGGGATGAGCGAGGGCGTCCCCTGGGGGTGGCCATGCTGGTCCGGCTGATGAAGGGACTGGCCAGCACCTTCGGGCATTACTTTCTGAGATTTCAGAACACCCACCCGCAAAACGCCGTCCTGCTGGCCCGCGAAGCCCCAGGCCGGGCCTCGCACCTCACGTGGCGTTCCGCGGGGAAGGCCGCCGCGAGTCTGACCTGGCTGGCACGCGCGCGCGGCTGGACCAGCATCGTCAAGACCGGTCCGATCGACCTCGCGGGCGCCGCCATCCTGGAAATCCTGCGGGACAATCCCGACCAGCGGCCTGAACTCGAAGCCCTGAAAGCTTCGCCGTCCGGGGGCCCCTGGAAAGCGGCCCTGACCTTTCAGGTCGGCCTGCCGCTGGCCGGCAGCGATCGGGTCGAGGATGGAACACGCGAGCCGCACCATGGGTTGGAGGAACGCCGCAAGGATCGTCGTCCCCCCCGCGCCTGCTTCTCCCAGCACGTCTGGGTGCTGGGCGCCCCCTCCGCCTCGGCGGACGACGCGCCTCCCGGGGGAGCCTGACCAGGCTGTAACCCAACACACGGTGCTGGTCCAAGGTGGAACGCTAGCATGACGCTCATGAGACGCCTTCTGTGCTGCCTGCTGCTGCTGGGCTCCGGGATCGTGGCCGATGCCGCGCGGGCTCAAAGCGAGGAAACGCCCCCCCCGGACACCCAGGCACCGCCCAACCTGCAGGACGATGGAGACAAGGCCTCGCTGCTCGAGGCCATCGCCCAGACGCGACGGTATCTCAACGGCCTCAACCGCAAGTCGCTCAGCTTTGCCGGTCGTATGGTGTCCCTGGACCTGCTGCGAAGGGGCCTGGCGGACTTTGAAGAACTGGTCCAGCGGGCCTGGGGCCAGCCGACCTTCGACACGGAACTGGCGGCCCGCTTCACCTGGGTGCCCATGCCAGGCAAGGACGCCCAGGGCAGCGTCCATTTCACCGGATACTACCGTCCGATGTTGGAGGCACGGGAGCAGGCCGATGAGACCTTCCGTTTCCCGCTGTACGCCCCGCCGGCCGACATGCTGCCTCTGGATCTGGGCGCGTTTCGGCCCTCGCTGGCGGGCCAGGTGGCCATGGCGCGCATCAAGGCGGGCCGCATCCTGCCCTATTACACCCGCAAGGAAATCGACGACGGACAGGCCCTGGCGGGGCGCGGGCTCGAGATCGCCTGGGTCGCGGACGCCAATGCCCGGGCCTCGTTGATGATCCAGGGGTCGGGAATCCTGCGCTTCCCGGATGGGCGGACGACCAATGTGGCCTACGCGGGACAGAACGGCCACGTCTTTCTCGGCGGCGACCAGCGCGCCAACCCCAGTTATGTCTTTTTTCGCCTGACCTCCGACGGGCCGACGGGATGTGACGGCGTGCCGCTGACGGGGGGACGGGCGATCGCCACCGACAAGCGCCTTTTCCCGACCGGCGGGTTGCTGTGGATCAGTTACCCGCGGGCGCGTTTCGACGCCCGCGGACGCGTCACGGGCCTCGAAACTGGAGGCCGTTTCGTGCTTGACCAGGACACGGGTGGCGCCATCACGGGCCCCGGTCGCATCGACGTCTTCTGGGGCGCGGGGGAGGAGGCCACCCGGCGAGCATTCGCCCTCAACGGACAAGGACGCGCCTGGTTCCTGCTGCCACGGGAAGCGCCCCTCGGGGAGCCCTCGGTGCCTGCTCCCCTGGAGACAGGAGACGGAGGCGTCGTGCCGCCGGCGGCCCAGCCGTAGGCTCAGTTCAGGCGTCTTCAGCCCACCTGCGGCCCCGCTGCGAGTTCGGGAAAAAGCAGAGACGGGGAGAGTGGAGCGGGCTCCATCAGGCGCATGAACAGCTCGGTCAGGCCCGGCCCCGAAGCCAGCAGGCCGCGTCGCAACCAGGGGGAGCCATGCAGGCCCTGCTCGGTCTGGCGCACCAGCTGGCCGAACCAGCCGGCAGGCTCGAACGCATCCGTCTGATGCGGGCAGAGCGAGCCGTCCCGGCGGACGATCGCCAGGGGCGCCTGATAGATGTCGCGCGGCGCCAGGGCGCACGCAAACAAGCGATGACGCTGGCCGAGCAGGTCCAGCCCCTGCTCGGCCAGCAATTGCGAGACGAGCCGTGAACAGGAAACGGCCTCCGACTCGGCCGTCCCCATCAGGCCATACGGACGGCCCACCGCTTCCCGCGAAGCAGCCTGCAGTCGCCGCAAGGCCTGCGGCTCCCAGGCTCCGGCCGGGCGCACGATCGCCATCTCCGTGGCACGAATCCGTCGCGAGGCTTTGGCAACCGCCGCCTCGGGCGTGCTGATGACGGCTCCTTCTGGCCAGTAGGGGTCCAGCCATGCCGTTTCATCCAGCACCAGCGAAACGTGCATCCAGGGGCCGTAAAGGGTGCGCAGCACGTTCCAGGGCAGCCCCGGTTCCAAACTACGCCAGAAGACCAGGTCGCCCGGCCGGGTCAGCGCCTTCAAGGTGTCACAGCGCCGCGCGTAAGAGGCGTCTTCCCGCTCAGCGTGGCGCACGTCAGGGTTGTGGGGCAGCAGGTCGGGCAGGCGAGCGAGCAAGGCCGCGGCCTCCGGGGTGAGCGGCAGGCCCTGCAGCCAGTTCAGGCTCTCGGGCTGCACCTCCCCCGCCTGCGCCGCCACCGCCCAGAGTTCAAGGATGGACGCCGGGGCCAGGGGCAAGGGCAAGGAGTCGAGAGCATTCTGAAGCGTACGAAGCGTCGCGGAAGCGGATGGGCGCACTGACACGCCTCTAACGATACGGATGAGGCACAGCGGAGGCAAGTCAAAATCAGGGGAGGCGTCGAAGCAAGTTTTGATATGATTAACACGATAAAAAGTTTGGTTTAAAGAACCCGTCATCCATCTGGTGCGTCATTCGGCGCACAGTGCCCCTGGAGGCCGTTTTGACCCCATTCATTTCTCGCACCGCGACCCTCCTCCTGCCCGCCATCGTGCTCGCCGGCTGCGGCATGTCGACCATGGCCCCTGTGGCACGCTCCCTGGATGCCGGCGGCGTGGAGGCCAGCAAGGCCGTCCTCGCGAAGCGTCTGATCGTCGGGTTCTCCAAGACCCAGGCCACCAAGGCCCTGGCCCAGGCCGAACAGGTCGCTGGTGGCAAGGCCGTCCGCGTGATGCCCAAGCTGGCCCTGGCCGTGCTCGAGACGCGTAGCAACCCGGCCTCCACCCGCAAGGCCCTGCTGGCGATCGAAGGGGTCCAGTTCGTCGAGAGCGAATTGCTGCCCGAACTCGAGCCCGTGCGGGCCAAGGACGTCGTGGTGCGCCCCCGTCAGGACAACAGCAAGGTCGATCCCCTGCGCAAGGACCAGTGGTATCTCGAAACGCTCGGCGTCCCGGCTGTCTGGTCGTCCGGTCGCAGCAGCAAGAGCGTCACGGTGGCCGTGGTCGACACGGGCGTGGATCTGCGCCACACCGACCTGAAGGACAAGCTGGTGGAAGGCTGGAATGCGGCCGCTCCCGGCACGCCTCCGCAAGACCAGCAGGGGCACGGCACCATGACAGCCGGTCTGGTCGGGGCGATGGCTGACAACGGCGTGGGCATCGCGGGCGTGGCCCCCAATGCCAAGATCATGCCCGTGAAGGTCGGTAACTCGGCCTCCTCCGTGGTGGATGCCATGGTCTGGGCAGCCGACCACGCCGATATGATCACCATGAGCCTCAGCTTCAAGCCCAACATGGCCGAGTATCCGACGGCCGTCCAGACCACCAAGCGGGCCGCCGAATACGTGATGAGCAAGGGCGTGCCGATGGTCTGCTCGATGGGCAACACCGGCACCAGTTCCAAGAACGTGCCCTCCGGTTTTGCCGGCAATGAGGTGCCCGACCTGATCGCCGTGGGCGCCACGGACATCCGCGACAAGGTCACCAACTTCTCGACGTACGGCAACTGGTGCTCGGTGGCCGCCCCCGGCGCCAACATCATCACCACGGCGATGGGCGGCGGTTACAAGGCGGTCGACGGAACGTCCTTCTCCACGCCGATCACGGCAGGAGTCGTGGCCCTGATGCTGGGCGCCGGACAGGAGAAGAACCCCGGCGCGCTCAAGAAGCGCCTGCAAGACACCGCCCTCGACATCGGCGCGCCGGGCTACGATGAAAAGGCTGGGGCCGGCCGCATCAACGCCGACAAGGCCGTTCTCTGATTCGACGCGCCCGCGCGGCGCGTCCAGACATCAAATGACCCGCCTCCGAACTGGAGGCGGGTCATCGTGTGGTCCCGAAAGGCTGCGGGAGGTATCCCGGACCGCTTCGACCGTCGCTATCAGGGCTTGGGGAAGGGGGGGACCGGGTTCGGCGGGAACGGCATCGGCGTGGGGAAGCTGTTGCCCCGAACCACGATCTTCACGTCCCGGCGTTCGGTGTCACCGGCCGCGTTGGCCACCGTGCAACTCACCACGTACATGAAACCGCCGAAATTGAACCGCACGCGGTAGCGCGGACCGTTCGGCTTGTCGAGGTCGTCCCCATCGGTGGACCACTTGATGCTGGTGAGGTCCTTGCCGCGGACGTCAAAGGTCAAGGTCTGACCCTCGTTGGCGCTGGCATAATCCGGCGCATTCTGCCCGTTGATCAGCAACTGCGTGATCAGGCCGGTGGACTTGGCCTGGACCTGGGCCATGCGAGGGGCAGCCGGCAGGCTACCAGGGCGGGCAACGCCACAGCCCACCAGGGCAAGAGTCGTCAGGATGACGGCGGGGATCAAGGGTTTCAATGGCTTCTCCTCCGAGACGATGCCCGGCCGACGCCCAGGCGGTCAGGGCGACGGCGGCAGCCTCAGTGTAGCAAGCCCCACCCAATGCTTTATCAATTCTTTACCTTTTATTAACCCTGAATTGTCCACGTCAGCCCCTGCGACCCGCCCGTGCTCCCCCGACAGCCCAGGAGCCCCCCTTGCGGATCATTCAGGTCACTCGCGGGGACGCAGGAGCCAATCCCCGACGCCGTCGGCGATCGCCTCGGCCAGGCGACGCTGCTCGTGGGCGTCGACACACCACTCATATTCCTCGGGATTGATCAGAAAGCCCATCTCGAGCAATACCGAAGGCGCCGCACTGGGGCGGGCCAAGGCGAGGTTATCCCACCAGACCCCATAGGAGGGGCGCCCCAGGTCCTGGGTGACCCGTCGATGAATGGCCTGAGCCAGCCCGTGGGCCTGAGGATGGTACCAGAAAGCACCGAATCCCCGCGTGTTCTCGGCGTCACCCGCATCCGGCAGGGCGTTGTAATGAAGGCTCAGGGCCAGGTGCGGGGTGCTGCTCGCGATGATGTCGGTGCGGGCCTTGAGCCCCACCTCCTCGTCTCCATCGCGGGTCATGACGACGGTCGCCCCGCGCGCCTCGAGTTCGCTGCGCAGGCGCCGGGTCATCGGCAAGGTCACATCCTTTTCAGGCACCCCGGTGGGCCCGTGAGTGCCGCGATCGCCGCTGCCGCCATGGCCGGCATCGAGCACGATCCGCAGCCCCTCGAGGCGGCGCTGGTGGGCTGGGAGAGGCGGCGCGTGGCGCATGGCGAGCACCAGGGTCGTGCCCTCGTAGCGGGTTTGGTAGCCCCAGGGAAGCGGGGTCTTCAAGGCGAAACGGTAACGGATGCGGTCAGGGCCGACCTGGCTCCAGTCCAAACGGCGAATCAGGGGGTCCTCATCCGTGCGGATGATGTCCGTCTGAGCCTGGGCGTGATGCAATTGCAGGTTCAATTCCCGCTCGCCCACCTCGATCTGAAACGGCAACGCTTGCTGCAGCGGAATCAAGACCTCCGTCTGACCAGCCCGGGTCCGCCAGCGCAGGCTGCGCACCACGCTCGCAGGGGGAACAGCGCCCGGCAGGGTGACCGTCTCCTGCTGGTCGATCCAGGCCCCGTGAGCCAGGCGCAGGAACTGGCCATCTCGACCGGTGACCAGGGCCCGCGTCCCGCGAGGAAGCGGCGTCCCGCGCGAAAAATCGCTGCTCGGGCCACTCCGCGTGATGCCCGCTTCCGCCGACACCTCGATCACGGGCTGACGCTCCGGCGCCATCACCTCGAGCGAACCGGACCCGAGCGTCTGCGCCCGCTCAGCGCCCAGCGACACCTGAAAGATCGGCTTTCCCAGCCGCCCCGGCGTTCCGAAGCGCGCCACGCCCGCATAGGTCACGCGGGTCACCGCCACAGGCGCATTCTGGCCGGTCAGGCCCGCCTTGTTATCGGGCAATCGAGAAGCAGGGGGCTGCGGCACCAGCGGCACGGTGCGCCCCCCGATATGCACCGATACCAGCGCCCCCGGCGGGGCCACCGCCGCGAAGCGCACCGCCTCGCCTGGCTGGACAGCCCGGTCTTGCGCCGGCTCGAGCGAGCCCTCCGCGAAGTGAGGACCGGAGGCCAGCGGCACCTCCTGCGGTTTCCGCACCACGGTCATCTGCAGCGTCTGCCCGCGATGCGCGAGCGTCACCAGGTTGGAGCCCACCGCCAAGGGCAGGCTGGGGGCGAAGTGTCCCCCCGGGCTGCGATGCACGCGCTGACCATTGAGCCACACGACGTCGCCCGGCGCGGCCGTCCCGATCAAGAAGATTCGCTCGGCTGTCGTGACATGGCCGTTAGGCGGATACACCACCGCAAGCCCCTCGGCGCTGGCTGGCCGAGCAGGAAAGAGGGCGCAGAGCAGGGCAGCCGTCAGCAGGGAAAGGCCATCTCCCAGCCTCCCCCATCGGGCTGCCCCGCTGGACAGGCTGGGGAGACCAAGGTTGCGGCTCCGATGCATACACCCACCTCCTGCGTGGCCTCGGTAGGATGCCTGAGCCGACCCGTGCTGTCAATCGAAGGCGAAGCGGGCACTGGCCGAATCGTCACCAGGCGCGGAGCAGCACGCAGGACCTGAAGAACCCTGGTGAGGCGCTCCCAGGTCTGGGAGGGAACGGACGAGGCGCGCAGAGGCGGCAAGTCGCCCGCTAACAATAAGGTCTATTGACGACACCAGAGTGTCCAAATATGATGTGAGCACACTCAACTTAAGCCACTATGAGGATTGACCCGAGGGTCCCTTTCAAAGCCACAAGGAGGCTCCTGTGCTTTGCCAACACTGCGGAAAGCGTCCTGCGCACATGCGCGTGACCGGACTGATCAATGGTCGCCGTCTGGCGATCGAACTGTGCCACGTGTGCGCCTCGAAAGGCGCGACCAGCCTTGGCATCTTGAACCTCGACCCGCGGGCGTTTCAGGAGGGCGAGGAAGAGCTGCCCGAGGGGCGCAAGGGAGCTTCCGCCACGCCCACCCTCGACCGCTATGCCATGGACCTGAGTGCTGCAGCCGCAAACGGCAAGCTGGACCCGGTGGTGGGACGCGAGCGCGAGTTGGAGCGTTTGGTTCGCATTCTGGTGCGCAAGACCAAGAACAACCCCGTTCTGGTGGGAGAGCCCGGCGTGGGCAAGACGGCCGTGGTGGAAGGGCTCGCTCAGCGCATCCACAGCAACACCGTGCCGGAACCACTTCAGGGTAAACGCGTGCTGACGTTGGACCTGGCCGGCATGCTGGCTGGCTCGAAGCTGCGCGGCGAGTTCGAGGAACGCCTGAAGAGCGCCATCGATGAGATTCGTGCCCAGGCCGGCCGGCTGATCGTCTTCATCGACGAATTGCACACCGTGGTGGGGGCCGGCGCCGCCGAAGGCGCCATGGATGCGGGCAACATCCTGAAGCCGGCCCTGGCTCGGGGTGAGTTGCGGGTCATCGGCGCCACGACGCTGGATGAATACCGCAAGCACATCGAGAAGGACGCAGCCTTGGAGCGCCGGTTTCAGCCGGTCCAGGTCGACGAACCGACCCCTGAACAGGCCCGGGCGATCCTGGCCGGGCTGCGGGGCGCCTACGAAACCCATCACCAGGTCACGATCGAGGAGGCCAGCCTGGATGCCGCGGTGGATTTCGGCATTCGCTACGTCAACGACCGCTTCCTGCCGGACAAGGCGATCGACCTGCTGGACGAGGCCTGCGCCATGGTGCGGCTGGCCAGCGAATCGCCCTACGAAGCTGAGCGAGCCCTGATCGACCGCCTGGCCTCGCTGGAGCAGGAGAAGAAGGCAGCCGTCGAGGCGGAACGCTTCACCGATGCCGCCCGCCTGCAGCAGGAGATTGCGGCGGGTGTCGAGCAACTCAAGGCGCTCAAAGCACGCGCCAGCGGCGGAGGGGACTCTCGGGTCACGCCGGCCCACATCGCCCGGGTCGTCTCCGAGTGGACCGGCATTCCGGCGGGCAAGATCGGCCAGGAAGATGCCGCTGCCCTGCTGGGACTGGAGAGCCGGTTGGCGGAGCGGGTGGTCGGTCAATCCGAGGCGATCCAGGCGATCGCCCGGGCCGTGCGACGCAGCCGGGCGGGTCTCAAGGACGAACACCGTCCCATCGGAAGTTTCATCTTCCTCGGGCCCACGGGCGTGGGCAAGACCGAACTGGCCAAGGCGCTGGCGCGGGAACTGTTCCACGACGGCGATGCCCTGATCCGGATCGACATGAGCGAATTCGGCGAACGCCATACTGCCGCGCGTCTGGTGGGGGCGCCTCCCGGCTATGTCGGTTACGACGAGGCGGGCCAGCTGACCGAAGCCATCCGGCGCAAGCCCTACAGCGTGGTGCTGTTCGACGAGATCGAAAAGGCGCACCCCGACGTGCATCAATTGCTCTTGCAGATCATGGAAGACGGACGCCTGACGGACGGTCACGGCAAAACGGTGGACTTCCGCCACGCCCTAGTGATCATGACGAGCAACGTGGGGGCCTCCAAGCTGGTGGGCACGCAGAGCGGCATCGGCTTCCAGACGGAGACCGGAGGCGCCGAGGCCGCGCGCTGGGAAAGGATGAAAGGCAATGCGCTGGAAGCCCTGAAGGCCGGTTTCAAGCCGGAATTCCTGAACCGGGTCGACGACGTCATCGTCTTCCGTCCGCTGGGCGAGTCCGAAATCCTCAGCATCGTGGACCTGATGCTGCAGAACACGCGCAGCAAGCTCCTCGCCCAGAACGTCACCTTGCACGTGACAGGAGCGGCCCGGCGCGCCCTGGCGGAGGTGGGCTTCGATGCCGCCTACGGGGCGCGTCCGCTGCGACGGGCCATCCAGCGAGAAGTCGAGGTTCCACTCGGAGACGCGCTGCTATCGGGGGCCTATCCTCCCGGCAGTGAAGTCGTGGTGGACCACCGCGACGGCCAGTTCACCTTGGGCGCACCGCTGGTCAGCCCCAGCTGTCGCGTGACCTCCCAGTAAGCGACCTCGTCATGCCGTCCGCCCCTCGCTGCGTCCCGAGCCAGCCTCCGGATTCGCGGCGGGGGGCCTTCCCAATGGAGCCCGGCAGCCTACTGAAACGGCGCTCTCCGAGGGCCCGATGCGGCTTGGCAGGCTCAGGTTTAGCCGGACGAGGCGAGGGGTACTTGAACCGGGGACCTCTGGCGAGCCAACCAGAGGGGCTGCCGTGAGCCGACCAAGGAGTGCGAAGCGATGGACCAGTTGGAACACACCCGCGCCATGCTGACGACAATCGTCGGCGTGGAACCTCGCATCAGCACCGATTGGAACGAGGTGCTCACCGGTCTGGACAACGAAGAGGGCTCCGTCATCATTGCCTTCACAGCGCCCGGGGGAGGCCTGGATGAGCTTTTGCAGTGGACGCTGCGCGGCTTCGACGGTCCTCTCATCCGTTACTTCGATCCCAATTCCGATGAGCCCCCCGGAACCGTGGCCGGAGATATCTTGCCGGCCGCTGGCCTGCCCGAGCGACGCGCCGTGGGAGACGGTCACCTCGTGATGGCGCAGGCGGACATGGCCAGCCTGTTCCAGCAAGGCGGGGGAAGGGCCCTGATCGCTGACGTCACGGACTCCTTCGAGCCCTCGCCCGATTTCCATTGAATCCCAGCCACTCTGACTTCAGTGTGACCGCCCGTGAAAACACCTCCAAGGTGTCCACGGGCCTTGGTTTGCCAGGCTGGGGGGCGCTTCCAAGGCTCGTTCTCGTCGTCGGTCTTCTGCTCAGCGCCGCCCCTGCCGCAGCGGCTCGGAAGGGGCCAACCACGCCAGCCGAGCAGCGGAGCCGCGGGGCGGTGATGTGCTCAGCCCGTGGCATCACGGCCTTTCCTCCCCCGGGCCTGCCAGCGCCCGTCTCCCGCATGCACCAGGCGATCGTCAGGGCCACGCGAGACTGCGATTTCGACCAGCTGGAACGCCTCGCGGTGGCCGGTCGTCCCCGCTTCGACTTCAGCTTCACGGGCGACAAGCGCCCCGCCAGCTTGTGGCGGCAACGCGAAGGACGGGGGGAAAAATTTGCCGCCCGCCTGATCCGGTTGCTGCGCATGACACCGAAACGGGAGGGCCAAACCTATGTCTGGCCGGCTGCCTTTGCCCGCAACGCCGATGACAGGGACTGGGAAGCCCTGGTGCCCACCTTCGGCCAGAATCAGGTCAAGATCTTCCGGGACTACGGAGGCTACACGGACCTCCGGCTCGGCATCACATCGGATGGCGACTGGATTTTTTGCGTGGATGGCGATTAGCGTTGGATTCGCGCGCCAGACGAGGGAGGCCAGGGCCAGCAAAACGCCAACCGGCCCCGAAAAACC from Candidatus Sericytochromatia bacterium includes these protein-coding regions:
- a CDS encoding N-acetylmuramoyl-L-alanine amidase, which codes for MHRSRNLGLPSLSSGAARWGRLGDGLSLLTAALLCALFPARPASAEGLAVVYPPNGHVTTAERIFLIGTAAPGDVVWLNGQRVHRSPGGHFAPSLPLAVGSNLVTLAHRGQTLQMTVVRKPQEVPLASGPHFAEGSLEPAQDRAVQPGEAVRFAAVAPPGALVSVHIGGRTVPLVPQPPASRLPDNKAGLTGQNAPVAVTRVTYAGVARFGTPGRLGKPIFQVSLGAERAQTLGSGSLEVMAPERQPVIEVSAEAGITRSGPSSDFSRGTPLPRGTRALVTGRDGQFLRLAHGAWIDQQETVTLPGAVPPASVVRSLRWRTRAGQTEVLIPLQQALPFQIEVGERELNLQLHHAQAQTDIIRTDEDPLIRRLDWSQVGPDRIRYRFALKTPLPWGYQTRYEGTTLVLAMRHAPPLPAHQRRLEGLRIVLDAGHGGSGDRGTHGPTGVPEKDVTLPMTRRLRSELEARGATVVMTRDGDEEVGLKARTDIIASSTPHLALSLHYNALPDAGDAENTRGFGAFWYHPQAHGLAQAIHRRVTQDLGRPSYGVWWDNLALARPSAAPSVLLEMGFLINPEEYEWCVDAHEQRRLAEAIADGVGDWLLRPRE
- a CDS encoding S8 family serine peptidase, whose product is MTPFISRTATLLLPAIVLAGCGMSTMAPVARSLDAGGVEASKAVLAKRLIVGFSKTQATKALAQAEQVAGGKAVRVMPKLALAVLETRSNPASTRKALLAIEGVQFVESELLPELEPVRAKDVVVRPRQDNSKVDPLRKDQWYLETLGVPAVWSSGRSSKSVTVAVVDTGVDLRHTDLKDKLVEGWNAAAPGTPPQDQQGHGTMTAGLVGAMADNGVGIAGVAPNAKIMPVKVGNSASSVVDAMVWAADHADMITMSLSFKPNMAEYPTAVQTTKRAAEYVMSKGVPMVCSMGNTGTSSKNVPSGFAGNEVPDLIAVGATDIRDKVTNFSTYGNWCSVAAPGANIITTAMGGGYKAVDGTSFSTPITAGVVALMLGAGQEKNPGALKKRLQDTALDIGAPGYDEKAGAGRINADKAVL
- a CDS encoding MltA domain-containing protein; its protein translation is MRRLLCCLLLLGSGIVADAARAQSEETPPPDTQAPPNLQDDGDKASLLEAIAQTRRYLNGLNRKSLSFAGRMVSLDLLRRGLADFEELVQRAWGQPTFDTELAARFTWVPMPGKDAQGSVHFTGYYRPMLEAREQADETFRFPLYAPPADMLPLDLGAFRPSLAGQVAMARIKAGRILPYYTRKEIDDGQALAGRGLEIAWVADANARASLMIQGSGILRFPDGRTTNVAYAGQNGHVFLGGDQRANPSYVFFRLTSDGPTGCDGVPLTGGRAIATDKRLFPTGGLLWISYPRARFDARGRVTGLETGGRFVLDQDTGGAITGPGRIDVFWGAGEEATRRAFALNGQGRAWFLLPREAPLGEPSVPAPLETGDGGVVPPAAQP
- a CDS encoding ATP-dependent Clp protease ATP-binding subunit, which gives rise to MRVTGLINGRRLAIELCHVCASKGATSLGILNLDPRAFQEGEEELPEGRKGASATPTLDRYAMDLSAAAANGKLDPVVGRERELERLVRILVRKTKNNPVLVGEPGVGKTAVVEGLAQRIHSNTVPEPLQGKRVLTLDLAGMLAGSKLRGEFEERLKSAIDEIRAQAGRLIVFIDELHTVVGAGAAEGAMDAGNILKPALARGELRVIGATTLDEYRKHIEKDAALERRFQPVQVDEPTPEQARAILAGLRGAYETHHQVTIEEASLDAAVDFGIRYVNDRFLPDKAIDLLDEACAMVRLASESPYEAERALIDRLASLEQEKKAAVEAERFTDAARLQQEIAAGVEQLKALKARASGGGDSRVTPAHIARVVSEWTGIPAGKIGQEDAAALLGLESRLAERVVGQSEAIQAIARAVRRSRAGLKDEHRPIGSFIFLGPTGVGKTELAKALARELFHDGDALIRIDMSEFGERHTAARLVGAPPGYVGYDEAGQLTEAIRRKPYSVVLFDEIEKAHPDVHQLLLQIMEDGRLTDGHGKTVDFRHALVIMTSNVGASKLVGTQSGIGFQTETGGAEAARWERMKGNALEALKAGFKPEFLNRVDDVIVFRPLGESEILSIVDLMLQNTRSKLLAQNVTLHVTGAARRALAEVGFDAAYGARPLRRAIQREVEVPLGDALLSGAYPPGSEVVVDHRDGQFTLGAPLVSPSCRVTSQ